One genomic region from Anabaena sp. PCC 7108 encodes:
- a CDS encoding RDD family protein: protein MTIVKVPPKHYPKAEIMRRGMALGIDFLGVWLVASLLGSGNSGIQFAQIFVFILTWLVLRVLVVYNNHGQSLGRWAVDLKILELDNNGQIVGRIPQLPALLQREVIICPCSLLLSISLSNIIANPTAILLVLPLAIDCGAALSDTQMRQALHDRYAKTIIVSSRRGYSLDLKIKRLVEKVQRNVRR from the coding sequence ATGACTATAGTTAAAGTCCCACCAAAACACTATCCTAAGGCAGAAATTATGCGTCGGGGCATGGCACTGGGGATAGATTTTCTTGGTGTTTGGTTAGTTGCTTCCCTGCTGGGAAGCGGTAATAGTGGCATTCAATTTGCTCAAATTTTCGTTTTTATCCTCACCTGGCTAGTTTTACGGGTGCTAGTGGTGTACAACAATCACGGGCAAAGTTTAGGGCGTTGGGCGGTTGATTTAAAAATTTTAGAACTTGATAATAATGGGCAAATAGTCGGCAGAATACCTCAATTACCAGCATTATTGCAGCGCGAAGTAATTATTTGCCCTTGTTCCTTGCTACTCTCCATTAGCTTGAGCAATATAATAGCTAATCCCACTGCTATACTGCTAGTACTTCCCCTGGCAATTGATTGTGGTGCCGCCTTATCAGATACTCAGATGCGGCAGGCATTACATGACCGCTATGCTAAGACAATCATCGTTTCCTCGCGGCGTGGCTATTCACTGGATTTAAAAATTAAGCGATTAGTTGAAAAAGTGCAGCGAAATGTGAGAAGATAG
- the rpmG gene encoding 50S ribosomal protein L33, whose product MAKSKGARIIVTLECTECRTNPDKRSPGVSRYTSTKNRRNTTGRLELKKFCTHCNKHTVHKEIK is encoded by the coding sequence ATGGCTAAGAGTAAAGGTGCCCGCATAATAGTGACACTAGAATGCACCGAGTGTCGTACCAATCCAGACAAGCGTTCTCCAGGCGTTTCTCGCTATACCAGCACCAAGAACCGTCGGAACACCACTGGCCGCTTAGAACTGAAAAAGTTCTGCACCCACTGTAACAAACACACTGTTCACAAGGAAATTAAGTAA
- the rpsR gene encoding 30S ribosomal protein S18, with amino-acid sequence MSYYRRRLSPIKPGEPIDYKDVDLLRKFITERGKILPRRITGLTSQQQRHLTLAIKRSRIVALLPFINAEG; translated from the coding sequence ATGAGTTATTATCGTCGTCGCCTGTCGCCAATTAAGCCAGGAGAACCAATCGATTATAAAGACGTTGATTTATTACGTAAATTTATCACCGAGCGTGGTAAGATTTTACCTCGGCGGATTACTGGGTTGACATCTCAGCAACAACGTCACCTAACATTGGCGATTAAACGCTCTCGGATTGTGGCCTTGTTGCCATTCATCAATGCAGAAGGCTAA
- a CDS encoding ribonuclease catalytic domain-containing protein — protein sequence MDKGTLVEFRVQGDSRLGIVDRPDGKTRWFVVDERGQSHSLAPRQITYTVNGQTYKPSEIASFLEQVKPYLDASSLEVAWELLVEDGETVTPSQMANLLFSESNSVQCYAAHCLLSEDKLYFKQKSDAYEPRTATQVAERKHQIEVETQKAKGQQEFLGRVEQALKGETVEWQRHDRQRLEALEKYAVLLADIVRTGVNFDSLARAYPPGVPVLETMNMLGRSATPQAAFQLLIDIGWWNNHENLFLRRSSIPVQFPNKVLEVAQQRLDFPPTDLDVNRLDLTHLKVYTIDDESTTEIDDGLSWELLADGRERLWVHIADPTRWLIPEDELDLEARKRGSTVYLPTGMIPMFPEVLATGPMSLVQGKICCALSFGIVLDQTGSVEDYCIHPSLMKPTYRLTYEDVDEMLELGVEAEPEIAAIANSAQRRKAWRYNQGAISINMPEAMIKVKDDDISIDILDDSSSRQLVAEMMILAGEVAARYGQTHNIPLPFRGQPQPELPPEQELLLLPAGFVRSCAMRRCMPKSEMSITPVRHAGLGLDTYTQATSPIRRYSDLLTHFQLKAHLRGEVLPFSAEQLKEVMMTVTSTTQEVTMVERQTNRYYALEYLRRYPQQVWQITVLMWLREDSNLALILLEDLGLQLPMAFRRSVNLGEQLLVKVSLADPQKDMIQFQEIIYQEAQSTAN from the coding sequence GTGGACAAGGGGACGCTAGTTGAATTTAGGGTTCAAGGCGATAGCCGTCTAGGAATAGTAGATCGTCCAGACGGCAAGACCCGTTGGTTTGTAGTAGATGAACGAGGACAATCCCACAGCCTCGCGCCTCGACAAATAACTTATACAGTTAACGGACAAACTTACAAGCCCTCGGAAATTGCCAGCTTTTTAGAACAAGTAAAGCCTTACTTAGATGCTTCTAGCTTAGAAGTAGCTTGGGAATTGCTGGTGGAAGATGGAGAAACTGTCACCCCCAGCCAAATGGCCAATTTGCTGTTTTCTGAATCAAATTCAGTTCAGTGTTACGCTGCTCATTGCTTGTTATCAGAAGACAAACTCTATTTTAAGCAAAAAAGCGATGCTTATGAACCGCGTACAGCTACACAAGTAGCAGAACGCAAACACCAGATTGAAGTAGAAACCCAAAAAGCAAAGGGACAGCAGGAATTTTTAGGACGTGTAGAACAGGCACTTAAGGGTGAAACCGTAGAATGGCAACGCCATGACCGCCAGCGCTTGGAAGCACTGGAAAAATACGCGGTGCTATTGGCAGACATTGTGCGAACGGGGGTAAACTTCGACTCTTTAGCTCGTGCATATCCTCCCGGTGTACCAGTGTTAGAAACTATGAATATGCTGGGACGGTCTGCTACACCCCAAGCAGCCTTTCAACTATTAATAGACATAGGTTGGTGGAATAACCATGAAAACCTGTTCCTGCGTCGTTCTTCAATTCCCGTTCAGTTTCCCAACAAGGTGTTAGAAGTGGCGCAACAACGCTTAGATTTTCCCCCAACTGACTTAGATGTAAATCGTTTGGATCTGACTCATCTGAAAGTATACACAATCGATGACGAAAGTACTACGGAGATAGATGATGGATTAAGTTGGGAATTACTAGCAGATGGTCGGGAAAGGCTGTGGGTACATATTGCCGACCCGACTAGGTGGTTAATCCCAGAAGATGAGTTGGATTTAGAAGCGAGAAAGCGGGGGAGTACAGTTTATTTACCGACGGGGATGATTCCTATGTTTCCGGAGGTATTAGCTACAGGCCCGATGAGTTTGGTACAAGGGAAAATTTGTTGCGCTCTCAGCTTTGGCATTGTTTTAGATCAAACTGGATCTGTAGAAGATTACTGCATTCATCCTAGCTTGATGAAGCCGACTTATCGCCTCACCTATGAAGATGTAGACGAGATGTTGGAATTGGGAGTAGAAGCAGAACCAGAAATTGCTGCGATCGCTAATTCTGCACAACGACGCAAAGCTTGGCGGTATAATCAAGGAGCCATCAGCATCAATATGCCAGAGGCGATGATCAAAGTCAAAGACGATGATATCAGCATTGACATTTTAGATGATTCCTCTTCTCGGCAGTTGGTAGCAGAAATGATGATTCTTGCCGGAGAAGTAGCGGCACGTTACGGTCAAACACATAATATACCATTACCATTTCGCGGACAACCCCAACCAGAATTACCCCCAGAACAAGAATTACTACTACTTCCTGCCGGGTTTGTTCGTTCCTGTGCCATGCGTCGTTGTATGCCCAAGAGTGAAATGAGCATTACACCTGTGCGTCATGCTGGTTTGGGTTTAGATACCTATACCCAAGCAACTTCCCCGATTCGGCGTTACAGTGATTTACTCACCCACTTCCAACTCAAGGCACACTTGCGAGGCGAAGTTTTACCCTTCTCTGCTGAACAACTCAAAGAAGTGATGATGACTGTCACCAGTACCACTCAAGAAGTGACAATGGTGGAACGACAAACTAACAGATACTATGCTCTAGAGTATTTACGTCGTTATCCTCAGCAAGTATGGCAAATAACAGTCTTGATGTGGTTACGGGAAGATAGCAACTTGGCATTAATCTTACTAGAAGATTTAGGTTTACAGTTGCCAATGGCTTTTAGACGTTCTGTGAATTTAGGTGAACAATTGTTAGTTAAGGTTAGTCTGGCAGATCCGCAGAAAGATATGATTCAGTTTCAAGAAATAATTTATCAAGAAGCTCAGTCAACTGCTAATTAA
- a CDS encoding DUF192 domain-containing protein: MFRLLSLFSIFLSVLLMGCSPPTIANSPTTTTSDSQVQAPVSKGQNLPITAQATIPKGTKIKLEVARTPEQQMMGLMYRPALPDDQGMMFVFPSAQPVSFWMKNVPVALDMVFMENGKVKYIQTAAPSCQDEPCPTYGPNVPINQVIELRAERAKELGLQVGDHLEIEFLNPGNSQ, encoded by the coding sequence ATGTTCCGTTTGCTAAGTTTGTTTTCTATCTTCCTGAGTGTTTTGCTAATGGGCTGTTCTCCACCAACCATAGCTAACTCTCCCACTACTACTACATCAGATTCCCAAGTGCAAGCACCAGTGTCTAAAGGTCAAAATCTGCCAATTACGGCTCAAGCTACTATCCCTAAAGGAACAAAAATTAAGTTAGAAGTAGCGCGAACACCAGAACAGCAGATGATGGGGTTGATGTATCGGCCTGCTTTACCAGATGATCAGGGAATGATGTTTGTTTTTCCTTCAGCACAACCCGTAAGTTTCTGGATGAAGAATGTACCTGTAGCCTTGGATATGGTCTTTATGGAAAATGGGAAAGTCAAATACATTCAAACCGCTGCACCTTCCTGTCAGGATGAGCCTTGTCCCACCTACGGGCCTAATGTACCCATAAACCAAGTGATTGAATTGCGAGCCGAACGAGCTAAAGAATTAGGCTTGCAAGTAGGTGATCATCTCGAAATTGAGTTCTTAAATCCTGGTAATTCTCAGTAA
- a CDS encoding DUF2949 domain-containing protein, translated as MIIHSAQGGEIQMAPSRYSRLINFLQEDLAISTDSLSVALRHREQDPGSLTMILWQYGLITLEQLEQIYDWLETA; from the coding sequence ATGATAATACACTCTGCTCAAGGAGGTGAGATACAAATGGCACCATCAAGATATTCTCGATTAATTAATTTTCTCCAAGAAGATTTGGCAATTTCTACCGATTCCCTTTCTGTCGCCCTGCGTCATCGTGAGCAAGATCCAGGCTCATTAACCATGATTCTTTGGCAGTATGGGTTAATTACTCTAGAGCAGTTGGAACAAATTTATGATTGGCTGGAGACGGCATAG
- a CDS encoding alanine--glyoxylate aminotransferase family protein, with protein MDDKLMLMIPGPTPVPEAALLALAKHPIGHRTSEFSNMMGEVTENLKWLHQTASDVLMLNVSGTGAVEAGIINFLSPGDRILVGSNGKFGERWVEVGQAFGLNVETVTAEWGQPLDPAEFAQKLQADTNKEIKAVIITHSETSTGVINDLEAINRHVKEHGQALIIVDAVTSLGAYNVPVDAWGLDVVASGSQKGYMIPPGLGFVSVSPKAWEAYKTAKLPKYYLDLGKYRKATAKNTTPFTPPVNLMVALHTTLGMMKKEGLESIFTRHERQKNATRAAMKALNLPLFAADECASPAITAVATPGIESDKIRSLMKKRFDIALAGGQDHLSNKIFRIGHLGFVSDRDILSCIASLEVVLLELGLENFNSGAGVAAAARVFGKS; from the coding sequence ATGGACGATAAGTTGATGTTGATGATTCCTGGACCAACCCCAGTTCCAGAAGCAGCTTTACTAGCATTAGCCAAGCACCCAATTGGACACCGCACCAGTGAATTCAGCAACATGATGGGTGAGGTGACAGAAAACCTCAAATGGCTACATCAAACAGCAAGTGATGTGCTAATGCTGAATGTTAGTGGTACGGGTGCAGTGGAAGCTGGAATAATTAATTTTCTCTCACCAGGCGATCGCATTTTAGTTGGTTCTAATGGTAAATTTGGTGAACGTTGGGTAGAAGTAGGCCAAGCTTTTGGTCTTAATGTCGAAACTGTTACCGCAGAATGGGGACAACCCTTAGACCCCGCAGAGTTTGCACAAAAGTTGCAAGCAGACACCAACAAGGAAATCAAAGCTGTAATTATCACCCACAGCGAAACGTCAACGGGTGTCATCAATGATCTTGAAGCTATCAACCGCCACGTCAAAGAACATGGTCAAGCCTTAATTATCGTTGATGCTGTCACCAGTTTGGGTGCTTACAATGTCCCTGTAGATGCTTGGGGTTTAGATGTAGTCGCTTCTGGTTCTCAAAAAGGCTACATGATTCCCCCCGGTTTAGGATTTGTTTCTGTCAGTCCTAAAGCGTGGGAAGCTTACAAAACTGCGAAGTTGCCAAAATATTATTTAGATTTAGGTAAATATCGTAAAGCTACCGCTAAAAATACAACTCCTTTTACTCCCCCAGTTAACTTAATGGTGGCATTACACACCACTTTGGGGATGATGAAAAAAGAAGGGTTGGAATCAATCTTTACTCGTCACGAACGGCAAAAAAATGCTACTCGTGCAGCAATGAAAGCCCTAAATTTACCATTGTTTGCTGCTGATGAATGTGCAAGTCCCGCAATTACCGCTGTAGCCACCCCAGGAATAGAGTCCGATAAAATTCGGTCATTGATGAAAAAACGGTTTGATATTGCTTTAGCTGGTGGTCAAGATCATCTGAGTAATAAGATTTTCCGCATTGGTCACTTGGGTTTTGTGAGCGATCGCGATATCCTCAGTTGTATAGCATCCTTGGAAGTAGTTCTCTTAGAACTGGGTCTGGAAAACTTTAATTCTGGTGCAGGTGTAGCCGCAGCAGCAAGAGTTTTTGGAAAATCTTGA
- a CDS encoding DUF5340 domain-containing protein — translation MEQLPLPAPIHYELILQLLEKQTMSAVSQNQDLRHQVTQLIITMRKAAAQQKRLEEICQAAAIAVDHRWSLNHHGEKVITPD, via the coding sequence ATGGAGCAACTTCCTCTACCTGCACCTATCCATTATGAACTTATACTTCAACTGTTAGAGAAGCAAACCATGAGCGCAGTAAGTCAAAACCAAGATTTACGGCATCAGGTGACTCAGCTAATTATTACCATGCGAAAAGCTGCGGCGCAACAGAAGCGACTGGAGGAAATTTGTCAAGCTGCTGCTATCGCGGTTGACCATCGTTGGTCACTTAATCATCATGGGGAAAAAGTCATTACTCCTGATTAA
- the trpC gene encoding indole-3-glycerol phosphate synthase TrpC → MQIRRRSPSQAIDISILRYQIAMPDSTPNNILEEIVWQKEIEVEQMRERQPLAELHKTILSAPPTRDFVAALRQGKTKPALIAEVKKASPSKGVLRADFDPVEIAKSYQAGGASCLSVLTDTKFFQGSFENLSLVRAAVDLPLLCKEFIIYPYQMYLARINGADAILLIAAILSDQDLQYFVKIANKLKMAALIEVHSLEEIDRVLPLDGVKLVGINNRNLEDFSVDLQTTCQLLSARGSQLQEKNIFVVSESGLHNSEDISVVETAGVSAVLIGESLVKQPDPKLAITNLFGK, encoded by the coding sequence ATGCAAATTCGTCGTCGTTCACCTAGTCAGGCTATTGATATTTCCATATTGCGCTATCAGATAGCGATGCCAGATTCCACACCAAATAACATTTTAGAGGAAATTGTTTGGCAAAAAGAGATAGAAGTTGAGCAAATGCGGGAAAGGCAGCCTTTGGCAGAATTGCATAAAACAATCCTTTCTGCACCTCCAACCCGTGATTTTGTCGCCGCACTCCGTCAAGGTAAAACCAAACCCGCACTGATTGCTGAAGTTAAAAAAGCTTCTCCTAGTAAGGGTGTTTTACGTGCAGATTTTGACCCAGTAGAAATAGCTAAATCTTATCAAGCAGGTGGTGCTAGTTGTCTTTCTGTACTCACAGATACTAAGTTTTTTCAAGGTAGTTTTGAAAACTTATCTTTAGTTCGTGCTGCCGTAGATTTACCATTACTATGTAAGGAATTTATCATTTATCCTTATCAAATGTATTTGGCGCGAATTAATGGCGCAGATGCGATTTTATTAATTGCAGCAATTCTCAGCGATCAAGATTTACAATATTTTGTCAAAATCGCTAATAAGCTGAAAATGGCGGCTTTGATTGAAGTCCATAGTTTAGAAGAAATTGATCGAGTTTTACCCTTAGATGGTGTTAAATTAGTCGGTATAAATAATCGTAATCTAGAAGATTTTTCTGTAGACTTACAAACTACTTGTCAGCTACTATCCGCTAGAGGTAGTCAATTGCAAGAAAAGAATATTTTTGTAGTCAGTGAATCAGGACTTCATAACTCAGAAGATATAAGTGTAGTGGAAACAGCAGGTGTTTCAGCAGTGCTGATTGGTGAGTCGTTAGTCAAACAACCAGACCCGAAATTAGCAATTACTAATCTTTTTGGGAAATAA
- the lpdA gene encoding dihydrolipoyl dehydrogenase encodes MSSEFDYDLVIIGAGVGGHGAALHAVNYGLRTAIIEAADMGGTCVNRGCIPSKALLAASGRVRDLRNAHHLKSLGIQIDNVEFDRQAIANHADNLVSKIQGDLTNSLKRLGVDIIRGWGKVAGTQKVTITTDKGEKTITAQDIILSPGSVPFVPPGIELDGKTVFTSDQGVKLESLPEWIAIIGSGYIGLEFSDIYTALGCEVTMIEALDQLMPGFDRDIAKLAERVLINPRPIETRVGIYAKRIIPGSPVVIELADFQTKEDVDVLEVDACLVATGRIPATKNLGLDSVGVELDKRNFIPVNDSMAVLSSGEVVPHLWAIGDANGKMMLAHAASGQGIIAVENILGKDKKVDYRSIPAAAFTHPEISYVGLTETAAQELGLAEGFEISTSKSYFKGNSKALAENETDGITKVIYRKDTGEVLGVHIFGLHASDLIHEASAAVANRQSVQHLAHLIHAHPTLSEVLDEAYKRAIAS; translated from the coding sequence GTGAGTTCTGAATTTGATTACGATTTAGTTATTATTGGCGCAGGTGTAGGTGGACATGGTGCAGCCCTACACGCCGTTAACTATGGTCTGAGAACAGCGATTATTGAAGCGGCAGACATGGGAGGAACCTGTGTTAACCGGGGCTGTATTCCCTCTAAGGCGCTGCTGGCTGCTTCTGGAAGGGTGCGGGACTTACGTAATGCCCACCACCTGAAATCTTTGGGAATTCAAATTGATAATGTAGAATTTGATCGACAAGCGATCGCAAATCATGCCGATAATCTTGTTTCTAAAATTCAAGGAGACTTAACCAATAGTCTCAAACGGTTGGGAGTCGATATCATTCGCGGTTGGGGAAAAGTCGCTGGTACACAAAAAGTCACCATCACTACAGACAAAGGTGAAAAAACTATCACGGCTCAAGATATCATTCTTTCTCCCGGTTCTGTTCCTTTTGTTCCTCCCGGAATTGAGTTAGATGGTAAAACTGTATTTACCAGCGACCAAGGAGTAAAATTAGAATCTCTACCGGAATGGATTGCAATTATTGGTAGTGGTTACATCGGTTTAGAATTTTCTGATATTTACACCGCTTTGGGCTGTGAAGTCACGATGATTGAAGCCCTAGATCAATTAATGCCAGGATTTGACCGTGATATTGCTAAACTGGCAGAACGAGTTTTAATTAACCCTCGTCCCATTGAAACCAGAGTGGGAATATACGCCAAAAGAATCATTCCCGGTTCTCCCGTCGTCATTGAGTTAGCAGACTTCCAAACTAAAGAAGATGTAGATGTGTTGGAAGTAGATGCTTGCTTAGTAGCTACAGGCCGCATTCCCGCTACCAAAAATCTCGGTTTAGATTCTGTAGGTGTGGAACTGGATAAACGGAATTTTATTCCTGTTAATGACAGTATGGCGGTACTTTCATCTGGTGAAGTTGTCCCTCACCTCTGGGCTATTGGCGACGCAAATGGGAAGATGATGCTGGCACACGCGGCTTCGGGTCAAGGTATTATTGCTGTGGAAAATATCCTTGGTAAAGACAAAAAAGTAGACTATCGCAGTATTCCCGCAGCCGCTTTTACCCATCCTGAAATTAGTTATGTGGGTTTAACAGAAACAGCAGCCCAAGAATTGGGTTTAGCGGAAGGATTTGAAATTTCTACTAGCAAAAGTTATTTCAAAGGTAATTCTAAAGCTTTGGCAGAAAATGAAACTGATGGCATCACTAAGGTGATTTATCGTAAAGATACTGGTGAAGTTTTAGGTGTACATATTTTCGGTTTACACGCTTCTGATTTGATTCACGAAGCCTCCGCAGCAGTTGCTAACCGTCAATCTGTACAGCACCTTGCTCATTTGATTCACGCCCATCCTACACTGTCAGAAGTGCTAGATGAAGCCTATAAAAGAGCGATCGCAAGTTAG
- a CDS encoding helix-turn-helix transcriptional regulator, whose protein sequence is MPIAAHNLIVTGFHALSDPIRISVIELLRQRELCVCDLCDALEVSQSKLSFHLKTLKDAGLVNARHEGRWIYYSLNLPQFRVLEQYLADFSINNLMPTPRSCRD, encoded by the coding sequence ATGCCAATTGCTGCTCACAATTTAATTGTAACTGGGTTTCATGCCCTATCTGACCCGATTAGAATTAGCGTTATAGAACTTCTGCGTCAACGTGAACTTTGTGTATGTGACTTATGTGATGCTTTAGAGGTCAGTCAATCAAAACTGTCTTTTCACCTCAAGACCCTCAAAGACGCTGGCTTAGTTAATGCACGTCATGAAGGACGCTGGATTTATTACAGTTTAAATTTGCCCCAATTTCGGGTTTTAGAACAATATTTAGCAGATTTTTCCATCAATAATCTCATGCCAACACCTCGTTCTTGCCGTGATTAA
- a CDS encoding MIP/aquaporin family protein, translated as MKSFFQEIYQFRTEVLVEAIGTFILVFAGTGAVMVNNISQGAITHLGISFVFGAVVAALIYSLGHLSGAHFNPAVTLAFWTSGFFPKRRVLPYIFAQLIGSIFASSLLLISLGNVANLGATLPLNGNWWQSFILEIVLTFILMFVILGSGLDRRAHIGFAGLAIGLTVAMEAAFMGPITGASMNPARSFGPALVGGIWQHHWVYWVAPILGSQFAVKVYGIISHNFRDFQE; from the coding sequence ATGAAGTCATTTTTCCAAGAAATTTATCAATTTAGGACAGAAGTTTTAGTAGAAGCAATTGGTACTTTTATCTTAGTATTTGCTGGGACTGGTGCTGTGATGGTAAACAACATCAGTCAAGGTGCTATTACCCATTTGGGAATTAGTTTTGTATTTGGGGCTGTAGTAGCGGCATTAATTTACAGTTTAGGACATCTCAGCGGCGCACATTTTAATCCAGCAGTCACACTAGCATTTTGGACTAGTGGATTTTTTCCCAAAAGGAGAGTATTACCCTATATTTTTGCCCAATTAATAGGATCTATATTTGCTTCTAGTTTACTACTAATTAGTTTGGGAAACGTTGCTAATTTAGGTGCAACTTTACCTCTCAATGGTAATTGGTGGCAATCTTTTATATTAGAAATAGTTCTGACATTTATTCTCATGTTTGTGATTTTAGGATCTGGATTAGATCGTCGCGCCCATATTGGTTTTGCTGGTTTAGCTATTGGTTTAACAGTAGCAATGGAAGCAGCTTTTATGGGTCCGATTACTGGTGCAAGTATGAATCCTGCCCGTTCTTTTGGTCCTGCTTTAGTAGGAGGAATTTGGCAACATCATTGGGTTTATTGGGTAGCACCAATTTTAGGTTCACAGTTTGCAGTCAAAGTTTATGGCATAATTTCTCATAACTTTAGAGATTTTCAAGAATAA
- the arsH gene encoding arsenical resistance protein ArsH, with product MTKFDHPPRILFLYGSLRERSYSRLLAEEAARIIQEFGAEIRFFDPRELPIYGSVSDTHPKVQELRELSTWSEGQVWSSPEMHGNITGILKNQIDWIPLSIGAVRPTQGRTLAVMQVSGGSQSFNAVNTMRILGRWMRMFTIPNQSSVAKAYQEFHEDGTMKDSAYRDRVIDVMEELYKFTLLLRDQVDYLTDRHSERKEKNN from the coding sequence ATGACAAAATTCGATCATCCACCCAGAATATTATTTTTATATGGTTCCTTGCGCGAACGTTCTTATAGTCGTTTATTAGCAGAAGAAGCAGCCAGAATAATTCAAGAATTTGGTGCAGAAATCCGGTTTTTTGATCCTCGTGAATTACCAATTTATGGTAGTGTTAGTGATACTCATCCCAAAGTTCAAGAACTACGAGAATTGAGTACCTGGTCTGAAGGTCAAGTTTGGTCTTCTCCAGAAATGCACGGTAACATTACCGGGATTTTGAAAAACCAAATTGATTGGATTCCCTTGAGTATTGGTGCAGTTAGACCAACCCAAGGAAGAACTTTAGCAGTAATGCAAGTAAGTGGCGGTTCTCAATCTTTTAACGCCGTTAATACCATGCGAATTTTAGGGCGTTGGATGCGAATGTTTACCATTCCTAATCAATCTTCAGTAGCCAAAGCTTATCAAGAATTTCATGAAGATGGAACAATGAAAGATTCTGCTTATCGTGACCGAGTAATTGATGTCATGGAAGAATTATATAAGTTTACTTTGCTGTTACGTGACCAAGTTGATTATCTCACAGACCGTCACAGTGAACGCAAAGAAAAAAACAACTAG
- the arsC gene encoding arsenate reductase, glutathione/glutaredoxin type: MKKVMFVCKKNSRRSQMAEGFAKTLGEGKIAVASSGLASSHVDPITVEVMAKIGIDISNQSSKALSDFNPEDFDAVISLCGCGVNLPEAWVSREVFADWQLDDPEGHGIDTFYRVRDEVKERVMQLIEDLTC; this comes from the coding sequence ATGAAAAAAGTCATGTTTGTTTGCAAAAAAAATTCCCGTCGTTCCCAAATGGCAGAAGGTTTTGCAAAAACTTTAGGAGAAGGTAAAATTGCCGTTGCTAGTTCTGGTTTAGCATCAAGTCATGTAGATCCCATTACCGTTGAAGTTATGGCAAAAATCGGCATTGATATTAGTAATCAAAGTTCTAAAGCTTTAAGTGATTTTAATCCTGAAGATTTTGATGCTGTAATTTCCTTGTGTGGTTGTGGAGTCAATTTACCAGAAGCGTGGGTATCAAGAGAAGTTTTTGCAGATTGGCAACTTGATGATCCTGAAGGTCACGGTATTGATACTTTTTACCGTGTTCGTGATGAAGTTAAAGAAAGAGTGATGCAATTGATAGAAGATTTAACCTGTTAA